GCGCGAGCAGCAGCTGCGGGACGGTCGCGATCACGAAGATCCCGACGGTGTTCACCGTGGCGCGCCAGAAGTCGGCGTCGGTGAGCAGGTAGTCGTAGTTGTCGAGTCCGACGAACTCGCGGGTCCCCGACGCCAGCTCCCAGTTGTGCAGGGAGACCCAGAGGGTGAAGACGAGCGGGAACGCGCCGAAGATCAGGAAGACGATGTAGAACGGCGAGATGAAGGCGTAGGGTGCGCCCTTCACGTCGAGCTTGGCCAGCCGGGCCCGCCAGGTGCGGCGGGGACCCGGGGCGGCCTTCGCCGGCGTGGGCGGTCGGCCGTTCCGGCTGGGGCGCAGATCGGTCGTCACGGTCGTGCGCCTCCTTTCCGAGGACGGGGCAAGTGGAGATGGATACGGCGGCGGCGCCGGCGGGGAGGTGGCGGCACGGCGCCGCCGCCGTGGTCGGAAGGGTCGCCGGGGTTACCGGGCGGCCTTCTCAGCCTCCTCGACGGACTTGGCCCACGCCTCACCGGCGTTCTGCTTGCCCTGTCCCACCGAGACCAGGACGTTCTCGACCGCGGCCCGCACGTCCTCGTTCTTCGGCCCGAGGTGGACCGGCTTCACCGAAGCGACCAGCTCGCCGAAGATCTTGCCGACCGGGGCGTCGTTGAAGTACTCGCTCGTCGCCTCCGCGACCGCCGGGTCCTGCGCGGCCTGCGGCGAGGACGGGAAGACCTTGGTGGCCTTGTACGCGCCGACCTGGCCCTCGGGAGAGGTCAGGAACTTGGCGAGCTCGACGGCCTCCTTCTCGTGCTTGGTCTGCTTGGGCACGGCCAGCCACGAGCCGCCCCAGTAGCCGGAGCCGCCCGGGGTGGTCGCGATGTCCCACTTGCCCTTGCCGGCCTCACCGGAGAATTCCTCGATGCCCCCGAGCATCCAGGACGGGCACGGGAGGGTGGCGAAGGTGTCGCGCTTCAGCGCCGTCTGCCACGGCGGCGTGAAGATCGACATGTCGGCGGTGAGCTTGTTCTCCTCGAACTTCAGCGCCGTGTCGAACGCCTGCTTGACGATGGGGTTGCTGTCGAAGACGAGGTTGTTCTCCTTGTCGAAGAAGCTGTACCCCGGGCCGTTGCCCGCGTTCTGCAGGACGGTGGCGCGGAAGACGGCGGTCGGGCCGTCCAGCCACTTGGTGTCGGGCACCTTCTCCTGGAACTCCTTCCCCTTGGCGAGGAAGTCGTCCCACGTCGGCCAGAGCTTGCCGACCTCTTCGCGGTCGGTCGGGAAGCCGGCCTTCTCGAACAGGTCCTTGCGGTAGCACATGGCGAGCGGGCCGACGTCGGTGCCGAGGCCGACGAGCTGCTTGCCGTCCTGGGTGATGCCCATCTGCCACTTCCACGGCAGGAAGTTCTTCTCCAGCTCCTTGCCGCCGTGGTCGAAGAGGTTGACGAACTTGTTCGCCTGCTGCATGTACAGCGGCAGGATGCCCTCCTCGAGCATGACGACGTCGCCGGCGCCGCTGCCGGTGGACATCCACTGCTGGATGCGCGGCTTGTACTCGTCGAGGCTGGAGACCTTGCGCAGCTTCACCGTGACGTTGGGGTGAGACTGCTCGTACTGCTTGACGATCTCCTCGTACCCGGCCTCGCCGAAGACGTCGACGGTGAGCTCGACCGGACCGCCGTCCGAGCCGCCGCCCTCGTCGTCGTCCCCGCCGCAGGATACGACCAGGCCGCCGACCAGCACCGCAGCCATCGCCGTGCTCAGTCCGCGCCGCAAGATGGCCCTCATGGCGGACCCCTCTCAGGTTGGTGACTTCCAGTTGTGGGAGCGCTCCCACGGATGAAAGACCGTGACGGGGCTCACTGTCAATGGACCGAAACACAACCGTTACTTCCGCCGGGCCGCGCGGGGGTCCGGTCAGGGCCTGTCCCGACTGGGAGTCGGCGCCCGGTCAACTCTCCTCGGCCGACGCGAGCCGCGCCGCCGCGGGAGCCGGCGCCGTGGACCGCCGGACGACGAGTTCCGGCCGGTAGACGAGCTCCGTCCGCGGCGCGCGGGCCCCGCGGATCTCGTCCAGGACGGTGCTCACCGCCGCCATCGACATCTCCCGCACCGCCTGCCGGATCGTGGTCAGCGGGGGATCGAGATAGGCGGTCAGGAGCGAGTCGTCCATCCCGGTGACCGAGACGTCGGCGGGGACCTCCAGCCCGCGCTGCCGGGCCGCGCGGATCGCGCCGATCGCCATGATGTCGTTGCCGCCGCAGATCGCCGTGCAGCCCGCGTCGAGCAGCCGGGACGCCGCCGCCTGGCCGCCCTCCACCGTGTACATGGTGTTGACGATCAGCGACTCCACCTCGTCGGGCGGCAGGTCGGTGTGCGCCGCCATCCCGCGCCGGAAGCCCTCGGTCTTGCGCCGCGTCGGCACGTACACGTCCTGGCCGATCGCCAGCCCGATCCGCCGGTGGCCCATTGCGGCCAGATGCGCGACGATCGCCTCCATGGACGCCACGTCGTCGTTCGAGATGAACGGGGCGTCGATGTCGGGCCGGTACCCGTTCACCAGCACGATCGGCAGCGCCTGCTCCAGCAGCCTCGCGTACCGCGCCCGGTCGGAGTTGACGTTGGCGTGCAGGCCGTTCACGAAGATGATCCCGGCGACGCCGCGCTCCAGCAGCATCTCGATGTACTCGTCCTCGGCGACGCCGCCGGGCGCCTGCGAGCACAGCACCGCCATGTACCCGTGCCGGGCCAGCGCGCTCTCGATGACCTCGGC
The sequence above is drawn from the Actinomadura hallensis genome and encodes:
- a CDS encoding ABC transporter substrate-binding protein, producing MRAILRRGLSTAMAAVLVGGLVVSCGGDDDEGGGSDGGPVELTVDVFGEAGYEEIVKQYEQSHPNVTVKLRKVSSLDEYKPRIQQWMSTGSGAGDVVMLEEGILPLYMQQANKFVNLFDHGGKELEKNFLPWKWQMGITQDGKQLVGLGTDVGPLAMCYRKDLFEKAGFPTDREEVGKLWPTWDDFLAKGKEFQEKVPDTKWLDGPTAVFRATVLQNAGNGPGYSFFDKENNLVFDSNPIVKQAFDTALKFEENKLTADMSIFTPPWQTALKRDTFATLPCPSWMLGGIEEFSGEAGKGKWDIATTPGGSGYWGGSWLAVPKQTKHEKEAVELAKFLTSPEGQVGAYKATKVFPSSPQAAQDPAVAEATSEYFNDAPVGKIFGELVASVKPVHLGPKNEDVRAAVENVLVSVGQGKQNAGEAWAKSVEEAEKAAR
- a CDS encoding LacI family DNA-binding transcriptional regulator is translated as MTTRLADIAAHAGVSEATVSRVLNGKPGVSPATRQAVLTALDVLGYERPARLRQRRAGLIGLIIPELTNPIFPAFAEVIESALARHGYMAVLCSQAPGGVAEDEYIEMLLERGVAGIIFVNGLHANVNSDRARYARLLEQALPIVLVNGYRPDIDAPFISNDDVASMEAIVAHLAAMGHRRIGLAIGQDVYVPTRRKTEGFRRGMAAHTDLPPDEVESLIVNTMYTVEGGQAAASRLLDAGCTAICGGNDIMAIGAIRAARQRGLEVPADVSVTGMDDSLLTAYLDPPLTTIRQAVREMSMAAVSTVLDEIRGARAPRTELVYRPELVVRRSTAPAPAAARLASAEES